The sequence CTCCTGCTGCCAGCCATCGGCATTAAGATACTGCTTAAAATATCCTTTTTGATATAATAAACCAACACCGGCCAGCGGCAATCCCAGTTCGCTGGCCGACTTGAGATGGTCGCCAGCCAAAATGCCCAAACCGCCTGAGTAAATCGGCAAACATTCGGTTAAGCCGAATTCCATAGAGAAGTAAGCTATTTTAGGAGAGTCAAATTTACCATATTTACTTGCAAACCAAGTAGAGCTACTAAGATATTCTTTAAGATTATTATGCACTCTTTCAAGCTGGGCTAAAAAACCTTCATCATTTAAAGCCTGACTGAGTCTATCCTGCTTGATAGTACCCAGCATCTTGATAGGATTATGTTTTGTTGAAAGCCAAAGGTCTCGGTCGAGATGGCGAAATAGCTGTATAGCTTCGAAGCTCCATGACCAATGAAGATTAAATGCCAGTTCTCTCAATGGCTTCAGTTCCTCCGGAAGAGCCGCCCTGATTAAAAAGGTGTCAAATGCTTTTGCCATGCTTAACTCCAAAATGATTATTTGTTTTTCGTCTTTGTCCTTTATAAAAATAAGCTGACTTCAGCTTATATTTATCTTTATCGGTAACTTCACTAAAAATACTTTGTAAGCTTATAAAAATATTTAAAATATTAAATATTATATTATTCTGATGATAATTCAAATAACTATTCTATCCATTCCCTCCAAAGCTTTGGAGATTATTTTATATTCCTTCTCCGTTCCGGGTTTGCCCAGCATGGCAAACATTGCCTTTTTATATGCCTCGACTCCCGGCTGAATAAACGGATTATGCCCGGCAAGATAGCCCGACAGAGCAACAGACATTTCCATCATATAATAAAACTGACCGATATTGAAAGCGCTGCGTTTGGGAATATCGATTATCATATTCGGCACGCCACCCTTAAAATGAGCATAAGCCGGACCATCAATAACTTTCTGGTTAATAAAATTCATATTGCGGTTGTTCTCCGGCAGATAATTTAAACCATCAAGATTTTCTGCATCAACCGGTATATCAACGCTGTTGTCATTTTCGGTGAGCCGCAAGAATGTTTCCAGAATATTCCTCTCGCCCTGCTGAACCATCTGGCCGTTGGCGTGGAGCTTTTCGGAATACATCGAGGGCGAAACCCACATGCCATAGCCATTGTGCCCTTCGCTTTCGGGGAAAATCTGTTCCATCCAGCGCGTAAGTTGATAAATTGCCGAAGAATTTGTCGCTACTACTTCGATTTTTTTACCTTTTTTATATGCCAGATGCCGCACCGCCGCATGAACCATAGCCGGGTTTTTCCAGAAATTATCAGAGGAAGTTATCTTTTTCATGTGACGAAAACCAGCTGCAAATTCATGTATATCTATACCGGCAACCGCTAATCCCACCAAGCCAACATCGGTAAATATGGAGTACCTACCGCCAACATTATCGGGAACGATGAAAGTTTTATATCCTTTAGAATCCGCCAAATCACGTAAAGCGCCTTTGTTTTTATCAGTTGTGGCAAATATAAATTCGGCGGCTTTATCACCTATCTTGTTTTCCAAAAGATTTCGGATTATTCTAAAAGCGATAGCTGTTTCGGCAGTAGTGCCCGATTTTGAAATTACATTCACCCCTATTCTTTGGCCATCAAGCATATCAAGAGTGTCATGGATAAAATCAGGGTCGGTATTCTGACCTAAGAAATAAATCTCGGGCGCGCCGCCTCGTTTATCGCGGGGAAGCTGGTTAAAATAAGTATGAGTCAGCGCCTTGAAAGTAGCCTCAATGCCAAGATACGAACCGCCTATGCCCAGCGATACAAAAACATCTATTTTATTCGAAAGCTCTTTGGCTGCCCGAACAATCTCATTAAGG is a genomic window of Candidatus Zixiibacteriota bacterium containing:
- a CDS encoding glucose-6-phosphate isomerase is translated as MKNGLSIPSSRDNTTHEKQNHTFKNKLTIGSNFLKENTIKLDLTYILNPVDGKSFITKDELTEFSPHVIEKLNQLKNGEGDCKDGDIPMLGWMNIPDEMSEENLNEIVRAAKELSNKIDVFVSLGIGGSYLGIEATFKALTHTYFNQLPRDKRGGAPEIYFLGQNTDPDFIHDTLDMLDGQRIGVNVISKSGTTAETAIAFRIIRNLLENKIGDKAAEFIFATTDKNKGALRDLADSKGYKTFIVPDNVGGRYSIFTDVGLVGLAVAGIDIHEFAAGFRHMKKITSSDNFWKNPAMVHAAVRHLAYKKGKKIEVVATNSSAIYQLTRWMEQIFPESEGHNGYGMWVSPSMYSEKLHANGQMVQQGERNILETFLRLTENDNSVDIPVDAENLDGLNYLPENNRNMNFINQKVIDGPAYAHFKGGVPNMIIDIPKRSAFNIGQFYYMMEMSVALSGYLAGHNPFIQPGVEAYKKAMFAMLGKPGTEKEYKIISKALEGMDRIVI